Proteins found in one Labrenzia sp. VG12 genomic segment:
- a CDS encoding DUF2169 domain-containing protein, translating to MPAIVKPSKISATFQPHAIEGGNILTVSSYLLFDISTPYNLLTEQALWPMVAEQMPDGGIFDKGQLKPRAEMIIAGHALAPNHQPVTGLKVTARFGDRVKRLAVFGNRFWQSTDRGVEISAPEPFDKMPISELRAFGGQGHGLNPKGKGHKTRHLIEAGLDAPLPNIEDANRLILTPEDIPPPTHFGPLGQDNPQRLKLAGTYDMHWRDHVSPRRPDDYNPLFHFDAPEDQRFASYLSGGEPFSVTGMSRTGRPVEGTLPSFRMRGFIHRPDEDGLTEMAMVCDTVTLFPNVEKAVLTFRGITKCKDRFGDDIGSILLAVEHGSVEARPPEYYHRVFQLRSDPEDGYKHALSDFQLMPDTDPEQRQARRQARLAQARAERETFIENANWLTAKTLQDQGLPAELLPPTAAGAADDIPLVGLPTAEELASGDFDLAELIDDIERVESSLTQRAEDEFTRAELTMQALEDKLPDEVRGLLPEQRLTNNKSLADYPDFELDPDIQAALEGDIPVPGDLKHAVNEALAELETLGDTSDIDTRVSEALDAAFNPETKPDETLAKQCALGRARALRLPEGSLLYPIRLELEQNNLADLSLPDFAEDVGSALPDDLRQITDIDVSDLPVNANDADLDLDLPAQMPDSFGPQKVDKTLLASQTAHAMKSASGLIAKLNPSLVDADPGDPLLNLISSLENVPSVGPDETDLSMEETVRRGCQDLMSSLEESEEDLETILSAGRQKSPEAMFPLEPYLPEAARQIGTMVGEKLAGGHDFKGADLAGLDLRGLDFSGKDLSGTFFEQADLRGALFTDCRLDGAVFTSARLEEADFSGCALTGTNFSGAYLRSARFSAARLADCMITQADLSGVTAHGAILSQLTLLDCKLDFADFSGAHINGLTVIKGAGLCLRFCNAQLDQVVFLDLNLSEADFSCARLNRAAFTKVQAIDADFSRAYLTEAGFHGQCNLTGARFEAVKAADASWNDVLLEEALFLRADCNNCLFNKCNMQSVDGRAASFKQARFLLSDLKYSDFCAADFFAASLTQCDVRLASLRHSNLYAADFMDAKLTSCDLTNANMANSNIARPHGQLVQ from the coding sequence ATGCCCGCGATTGTGAAGCCGTCGAAAATTTCCGCGACCTTTCAACCTCATGCCATTGAGGGCGGGAATATCCTGACGGTTTCGTCATATCTGCTTTTTGATATTTCCACCCCTTACAATCTTCTGACGGAACAGGCGCTGTGGCCGATGGTGGCCGAGCAGATGCCGGACGGCGGCATCTTCGACAAGGGCCAGCTCAAGCCCCGGGCTGAAATGATCATTGCCGGACACGCGCTCGCACCGAACCATCAACCGGTCACAGGCCTGAAGGTGACGGCCCGCTTCGGAGACAGGGTGAAACGCCTGGCCGTTTTCGGAAACCGCTTCTGGCAATCGACCGACAGGGGTGTGGAAATCAGCGCTCCGGAACCGTTTGACAAGATGCCGATCAGCGAGTTGCGCGCCTTCGGCGGCCAGGGCCACGGCCTCAATCCCAAGGGCAAAGGTCACAAGACCCGACATCTGATCGAGGCCGGTCTGGATGCGCCGCTGCCGAACATAGAAGACGCAAACCGCCTGATCCTTACCCCGGAGGATATCCCGCCTCCCACCCATTTCGGTCCATTGGGCCAGGACAATCCTCAACGCCTTAAGCTTGCCGGAACCTATGACATGCATTGGCGGGACCATGTGTCGCCGCGCAGGCCCGACGACTACAATCCGCTCTTTCATTTTGACGCGCCCGAAGACCAGCGGTTTGCATCGTATCTTTCCGGTGGCGAGCCTTTTTCAGTAACCGGAATGTCCCGCACGGGACGGCCCGTGGAAGGAACACTCCCCTCCTTCAGAATGCGTGGCTTCATTCATCGGCCTGACGAGGATGGTCTCACGGAAATGGCAATGGTCTGCGACACCGTCACCTTGTTTCCGAATGTCGAGAAGGCCGTTCTTACCTTCCGCGGCATCACCAAGTGCAAGGATCGGTTCGGCGACGACATCGGGTCGATCCTTCTGGCGGTGGAGCACGGTTCCGTTGAAGCACGCCCACCCGAATACTACCATCGGGTCTTTCAACTGCGCTCCGATCCGGAAGACGGCTACAAACACGCCCTTTCAGACTTTCAGCTCATGCCGGACACCGATCCGGAACAGAGACAAGCAAGGCGCCAGGCGCGTCTGGCACAGGCGCGTGCCGAGCGCGAGACGTTTATCGAAAACGCGAACTGGCTGACGGCGAAGACGCTTCAGGACCAGGGACTGCCTGCGGAATTGCTACCGCCGACGGCGGCCGGTGCTGCTGACGACATTCCACTTGTCGGATTGCCAACGGCCGAGGAACTGGCAAGTGGAGATTTCGACCTCGCCGAACTGATCGATGACATCGAGCGGGTTGAAAGCAGTTTGACCCAAAGGGCTGAAGACGAGTTCACCCGGGCCGAGCTGACTATGCAGGCGCTGGAGGACAAGTTGCCAGACGAGGTCCGAGGTTTGCTGCCGGAACAACGGCTGACAAACAACAAGAGCCTGGCCGACTATCCTGACTTCGAGTTGGATCCCGATATACAGGCCGCTCTGGAGGGAGATATCCCTGTGCCCGGCGACTTGAAGCACGCCGTCAACGAAGCGCTCGCTGAACTGGAGACCCTCGGGGATACATCGGACATCGACACCAGGGTAAGCGAAGCACTGGACGCCGCGTTCAATCCGGAAACCAAACCCGACGAGACCCTAGCGAAACAATGTGCACTTGGCCGGGCGCGGGCATTGCGTTTGCCTGAAGGCTCGCTCCTTTATCCGATCCGACTGGAGTTGGAACAAAACAACCTCGCGGACTTGAGCCTGCCGGACTTTGCCGAAGATGTCGGCTCCGCGCTGCCTGACGATCTGCGTCAAATAACTGATATCGATGTCAGCGACTTGCCCGTGAATGCTAACGATGCGGATCTGGATTTGGACCTTCCAGCGCAAATGCCCGACAGTTTCGGCCCGCAGAAAGTGGACAAGACACTGCTCGCGTCCCAAACCGCGCATGCCATGAAGTCGGCTTCCGGCCTTATCGCAAAGCTCAATCCAAGCCTTGTCGATGCAGATCCGGGCGACCCTCTCCTGAACCTCATAAGTTCTCTTGAAAACGTGCCATCCGTTGGGCCGGACGAAACCGATCTTTCCATGGAGGAAACCGTCAGGCGAGGATGCCAGGACCTGATGTCGTCCCTGGAGGAGAGCGAGGAAGATCTTGAGACAATCCTCTCAGCTGGCCGTCAGAAGTCACCCGAAGCGATGTTCCCGCTGGAACCCTATCTGCCAGAAGCTGCCCGGCAAATCGGCACCATGGTCGGCGAAAAGCTGGCTGGCGGACATGACTTCAAGGGAGCGGATCTGGCCGGCCTTGATCTGCGCGGCCTGGATTTTTCCGGCAAGGACCTTTCCGGCACCTTTTTCGAACAGGCTGACTTGAGGGGCGCATTGTTCACCGACTGCCGGCTGGACGGTGCCGTTTTCACATCCGCCAGGCTGGAAGAAGCCGATTTTTCCGGCTGTGCGCTCACGGGAACGAATTTCAGCGGCGCATATCTGCGCTCCGCGCGCTTTTCCGCGGCGCGGCTGGCAGATTGCATGATCACACAGGCGGACCTTTCGGGCGTCACCGCTCATGGAGCAATCCTCAGTCAACTGACGCTCCTCGACTGCAAACTGGATTTCGCTGATTTCAGTGGCGCCCATATAAACGGCCTCACCGTGATCAAAGGGGCCGGTCTTTGCCTGCGGTTCTGTAATGCGCAGCTCGATCAGGTTGTCTTCCTTGACCTCAATTTGAGTGAAGCCGATTTTTCCTGCGCCAGACTGAACCGGGCTGCCTTTACCAAGGTCCAGGCAATCGATGCGGACTTCTCCCGGGCCTATCTCACGGAGGCCGGTTTTCACGGTCAATGCAATCTGACGGGCGCACGCTTTGAGGCCGTCAAGGCGGCCGACGCGAGCTGGAACGACGTCCTGCTGGAAGAGGCCCTGTTCCTAAGAGCTGATTGCAACAACTGCCTCTTCAACAAATGCAACATGCAGTCCGTAGACGGCAGAGCGGCGTCTTTCAAACAGGCTCGCTTTCTGCTGTCCGATCTCAAATACAGCGACTTTTGTGCGGCCGATTTCTTTGCGGCCTCTCTCACCCAATGCGACGTCAGGCTCGCCTCTTTGAGGCACTCCAACCTGTATGCCGCGGATTTCATGGACGCAAAGCTGACCAGTTGCGACCTGACCAACGCCAACATGGCCAACAGCAATATCGCGCGCCCACATGGCCAGCTGGTCCAGTAG
- the recO gene encoding DNA repair protein RecO has product MEWIGRGVVLTTRKHGENDVILEAMTEDHGRHLGLVRGGRSRRHRPVLQPGNALALTWKARLSDHLGQFQVEPETLRAGDLMTSGLGLAGIQHLAVLLRLLPERHPYPGLFDALGVVLDHLETADAAGALLIRFELELLKVLGLGLDLTRCAATGEQEDLIYVSPKSARAVSRDAGRPYHDKLLPLPSFLLDGQRQAGSELTWRDVTEGFGLTGFFLDRHLAENGLVQGGSRELLLGALEKRYRAEFPWNF; this is encoded by the coding sequence ATGGAGTGGATTGGACGCGGCGTGGTGCTGACCACCCGCAAACATGGTGAAAATGACGTCATCCTGGAGGCCATGACCGAAGATCATGGCCGCCATCTCGGGCTCGTCCGCGGTGGCCGGTCGCGGCGCCATCGACCGGTGCTCCAGCCAGGCAACGCGCTCGCGCTTACCTGGAAGGCACGTCTTTCAGACCATCTGGGGCAGTTTCAGGTCGAACCGGAGACCTTGAGAGCCGGCGACCTGATGACCAGCGGGCTTGGACTTGCCGGTATCCAGCACCTTGCCGTTCTGCTTCGCCTCTTGCCAGAACGTCATCCCTATCCCGGCCTGTTCGACGCGCTTGGCGTGGTTCTAGACCATCTGGAAACGGCAGATGCGGCCGGAGCACTGCTCATCCGCTTTGAACTGGAGTTGCTGAAAGTGCTCGGTCTGGGGCTCGACCTCACTCGCTGTGCAGCGACAGGCGAGCAGGAAGACCTGATTTACGTTTCGCCCAAATCGGCGCGAGCCGTCAGCCGAGACGCCGGCCGGCCCTATCATGACAAATTGCTGCCGCTTCCCTCCTTTCTTCTGGACGGTCAACGCCAGGCAGGCAGTGAACTGACGTGGAGAGATGTCACGGAAGGGTTTGGTCTCACCGGGTTTTTCCTCGACCGGCATCTGGCTGAAAACGGTCTGGTGCAAGGTGGCAGCCGCGAATTGCTGCTTGGAGCCCTTGAAAAAAGATATCGCGCCGAATTTCCATGGAATTTCTGA
- the era gene encoding GTPase Era, translated as MPLPEPLPEMPEGTRAGFVALIGAPNAGKSTLINQLVGTKVSIVTHKVQTTRTIVRGVAMHGAAQLVFIDTPGIFKPKRRLDRAMVDTAWGGARDADVIALLIDSRKGIDEEVENILKRLQNQSAPKVLILNKTDVAKREKLLQLAQKANEYIEFEETFMISALTGDGTQAILEHFASKVPEGPWLFPEDQPSDLPLRILAAEITREKLFERLHQELPYISTVETEQWQSRKDGSARIEQTIYVERDSQKSIVLGKRGQTIKQISQAAREELSEIIEAPVHLFLFVKVRENWADDPERYREMGLEFPK; from the coding sequence ATGCCGCTTCCAGAGCCGCTGCCGGAGATGCCGGAGGGCACGCGCGCGGGCTTCGTGGCCCTGATCGGTGCTCCCAACGCCGGCAAATCGACGCTGATCAACCAGCTCGTCGGCACCAAGGTATCGATTGTCACCCACAAGGTGCAGACCACCCGCACCATCGTGCGTGGTGTTGCCATGCACGGCGCTGCCCAGCTCGTGTTCATCGACACGCCGGGCATATTCAAGCCGAAACGCCGGCTGGACCGGGCCATGGTCGACACAGCCTGGGGCGGTGCTCGCGACGCCGACGTGATCGCGCTTCTGATCGACTCCAGAAAGGGCATCGACGAAGAGGTCGAGAACATTCTCAAGAGGCTGCAGAACCAGTCTGCCCCCAAGGTTCTGATCCTGAACAAGACCGATGTCGCCAAGCGCGAAAAGCTGCTGCAGCTGGCGCAAAAGGCCAATGAATACATCGAGTTCGAGGAAACTTTCATGATCTCTGCGCTGACCGGCGACGGCACGCAGGCAATCCTTGAACACTTTGCCTCAAAGGTGCCCGAGGGGCCGTGGCTCTTTCCTGAAGACCAGCCCTCCGACCTGCCGCTGCGCATTCTGGCCGCCGAGATCACCCGTGAAAAACTGTTTGAGCGGCTGCACCAGGAACTGCCCTATATCTCGACGGTGGAAACCGAACAGTGGCAGAGCCGCAAGGACGGGTCTGCGCGCATCGAGCAGACCATCTATGTGGAGCGGGACAGCCAGAAGAGCATTGTGCTCGGCAAACGCGGTCAGACCATCAAGCAGATCTCGCAGGCGGCCCGGGAAGAATTGTCCGAGATCATCGAAGCGCCGGTGCATCTGTTCCTGTTCGTGAAGGTCCGGGAAAACTGGGCCGATGATCCGGAACGCTACCGCGAAATGGGTCTGGAATTCCCGAAATAA
- the rnc gene encoding ribonuclease III, producing the protein MSKQPQRSPVSALKDALQHDFRDLELLRVALTHASALAPSETVTGSYQRLEFLGDRVLGLVIASMLHKHFPKADEGELARRFNHMVKRETCAEIAQELGVGDAMRIGLAEAQTGGRKKTALLADICESIIAAIYLDGGFEAAESFVRRLWEPRMLSWSGPLRDAKTTLQEWAQSKSLPTPRYDVTGREGPDHAPSFTVSVTVQGLPAGQGKGGSKRIAEQSAAEAVLRREGVWKE; encoded by the coding sequence ATGAGCAAACAACCACAAAGAAGTCCGGTTTCGGCCCTCAAGGACGCCTTGCAGCACGATTTCAGGGATCTGGAGCTGTTGCGGGTCGCGCTTACCCATGCGAGCGCCCTGGCGCCGAGTGAAACCGTCACCGGCAGCTACCAGCGCCTGGAGTTTCTGGGGGACCGCGTGCTGGGCCTGGTGATCGCCTCCATGCTGCACAAGCATTTTCCCAAGGCCGATGAAGGCGAGCTCGCCCGTCGCTTCAATCACATGGTCAAACGGGAAACCTGCGCGGAAATCGCCCAGGAACTGGGCGTTGGCGATGCCATGCGCATTGGGCTCGCCGAAGCGCAGACAGGCGGACGCAAGAAAACCGCCCTGCTCGCCGATATCTGTGAGAGCATCATCGCGGCGATCTACCTGGATGGCGGCTTTGAGGCGGCCGAGTCCTTTGTCAGGCGCCTGTGGGAACCGCGTATGTTATCCTGGTCAGGTCCGCTGCGGGACGCCAAGACCACGTTGCAGGAATGGGCCCAGTCCAAAAGCCTGCCGACGCCACGCTATGACGTCACCGGCCGAGAAGGGCCCGATCACGCCCCGAGTTTCACCGTGTCGGTGACAGTCCAGGGCCTGCCCGCCGGCCAGGGCAAAGGTGGCTCGAAGCGGATTGCCGAACAAAGCGCGGCGGAAGCCGTCTTGCGCCGGGAAGGCGTGTGGAAGGAATAG
- the lepB gene encoding signal peptidase I: protein MSVTENKKEKDGGLGETVKIIVQALLLALVVRTFLFQPFNIPSGSMKDTLLIGDYLFVSKYSYGYSRYSFPFGLAPFSGRVWSAEPERGDIAVFKLPTDTSTDYIKRVIGLPGDTIQVIDGVVHINDEPVKRERIDDFIEQSPSGVVDRVPRYRETLPNGVSYETLDITQRGNRDNTRKYKVPEGHYFMMGDNRDNSVDSRYPQVGFVPFENFMGRAEILFFSIKDKTPAWQVWTWPWSVRWDRIGRTL, encoded by the coding sequence ATGAGCGTGACGGAAAACAAGAAGGAGAAGGACGGCGGACTTGGCGAGACGGTCAAGATCATTGTCCAGGCGTTGCTGCTTGCGCTGGTTGTCCGGACTTTCCTGTTCCAGCCCTTCAATATCCCGTCCGGCTCGATGAAGGACACGCTGCTGATCGGCGACTATCTTTTCGTCTCCAAATACAGCTACGGCTATTCACGCTACTCCTTCCCCTTCGGTCTGGCTCCGTTTTCGGGCCGAGTCTGGTCGGCAGAACCAGAACGCGGTGACATTGCCGTGTTCAAGCTGCCGACGGATACGTCGACCGATTACATCAAGCGGGTGATTGGCCTGCCGGGTGACACAATCCAGGTGATTGACGGCGTCGTTCACATCAACGACGAACCGGTCAAGCGCGAACGTATCGACGACTTTATCGAACAGAGCCCGTCCGGCGTTGTCGACCGGGTTCCGCGCTATCGGGAAACCCTGCCGAATGGCGTCAGCTACGAGACGCTCGACATCACGCAACGCGGCAACCGGGACAACACCCGGAAGTACAAGGTCCCCGAAGGCCACTACTTCATGATGGGTGACAACCGGGACAATTCGGTCGACAGCCGTTATCCGCAGGTCGGTTTCGTGCCATTTGAAAACTTCATGGGCCGCGCTGAAATCCTGTTCTTCTCCATCAAGGACAAGACACCTGCCTGGCAGGTCTGGACCTGGCCGTGGAGCGTGCGCTGGGACCGGATCGGCCGAACGCTGTAA
- the acpS gene encoding holo-ACP synthase, translating into MILGIGSDLIDIRRIEKTLDRFGDRFTNRVFTEIERAKSDRRAERAASYAKRFAAKEACSKALGSGIRMGVAWREMGVVNLPSGKPTIALAGGAADRLAAMTPAGFKTTIDLTITDDFPLAQAFVVISAWPLDWPDPVSPVSPGKP; encoded by the coding sequence ATGATTTTAGGGATCGGCAGCGACCTGATCGACATCCGGAGAATCGAGAAAACCCTCGACAGATTTGGTGATCGGTTCACCAACCGTGTGTTCACGGAGATTGAGCGGGCGAAATCTGACCGTAGGGCCGAACGTGCCGCCTCCTACGCCAAACGCTTCGCCGCCAAGGAGGCCTGCTCCAAGGCGCTCGGCAGCGGCATCCGCATGGGAGTTGCCTGGCGGGAAATGGGCGTTGTCAACCTGCCATCCGGCAAACCCACCATCGCTCTGGCAGGCGGCGCTGCTGACCGGTTGGCCGCCATGACCCCGGCAGGGTTCAAGACGACGATCGACCTGACAATCACCGACGACTTTCCGTTGGCGCAGGCCTTTGTCGTGATCTCCGCCTGGCCTTTGGACTGGCCGGACCCGGTTTCGCCGGTTTCCCCCGGAAAGCCTTGA
- a CDS encoding DUF2062 domain-containing protein has translation MLFRRRNRPTRIERLRVAVWPRNSWSRSTRYFSKRVLRLTATPNAIALGFAAGAFASFTPLVGFHFLTAFALAYVIRGNLIASALGTSVGNPLTFPFIWASTFKVGQWILHGRAPKADPHKVHQQFQEGLLEKSYDSLWPMLKPMFVGAVPLGLTVAIISYVIVYKSVEVYQRRRRMKLAEKGDQLFPSPRSPMEEDGSA, from the coding sequence ATGCTGTTTCGCCGAAGAAATAGGCCAACGAGGATCGAGCGACTGCGCGTCGCCGTCTGGCCGCGAAACAGCTGGTCCCGGTCGACACGCTATTTCAGCAAACGGGTGCTGCGGCTGACCGCAACGCCCAATGCGATTGCACTTGGATTTGCCGCCGGCGCCTTTGCCTCCTTTACACCGCTGGTCGGGTTTCACTTCCTTACCGCCTTTGCGCTTGCCTACGTGATCCGGGGCAACCTGATCGCTTCCGCACTTGGCACTTCCGTCGGCAATCCGCTGACCTTTCCGTTCATCTGGGCGTCCACCTTCAAGGTCGGGCAATGGATCCTTCATGGCCGGGCGCCAAAAGCCGATCCGCACAAGGTCCATCAGCAATTCCAGGAAGGTCTTCTGGAAAAGTCCTATGACAGCCTGTGGCCGATGCTCAAACCGATGTTTGTCGGCGCCGTGCCGCTTGGCCTGACCGTCGCCATCATCTCCTACGTGATCGTCTACAAGAGCGTTGAGGTCTATCAGCGCCGCCGCCGCATGAAGCTGGCCGAAAAGGGCGATCAGCTCTTCCCCTCTCCCCGCTCGCCGATGGAAGAAGACGGCAGCGCTTGA
- the pyrE gene encoding orotate phosphoribosyltransferase — protein sequence MNRDEVLSLFREAGAILEGHFILTSGLRSPVFLQKARVFMYPDKTEKLCKALAEKIASAGLGDIDYIVSPALGGLIPGYETARHLGIPAMWVEREDGEFRLRRFDLPKGARVIIVEDIVTTGLSSRETVTSLKALGAEVLAVACLIDRSGGEADVSVPLVALADYKVPAYEADKLPPELAAIPAVKPGSRGLS from the coding sequence ATGAACCGAGACGAAGTGTTGTCCTTGTTCCGCGAGGCGGGCGCCATTCTGGAAGGCCATTTCATCCTCACATCCGGCCTGCGCAGCCCGGTGTTCCTTCAAAAGGCACGGGTCTTCATGTACCCGGACAAGACAGAGAAGCTCTGCAAGGCGCTTGCGGAAAAAATTGCTTCCGCCGGCCTCGGAGACATCGACTACATCGTTTCCCCTGCGCTCGGCGGACTTATCCCCGGCTACGAGACCGCCCGCCATCTCGGCATTCCGGCCATGTGGGTGGAGCGTGAAGACGGCGAATTCCGCCTGCGCCGCTTCGACCTGCCGAAGGGAGCCAGGGTCATCATTGTTGAAGATATTGTCACAACCGGCCTGTCGAGCCGGGAAACGGTAACCTCGTTGAAAGCTCTTGGTGCTGAAGTTCTGGCTGTTGCCTGTCTGATCGACCGGTCCGGTGGCGAGGCCGATGTCTCGGTGCCGCTGGTCGCTTTGGCAGACTACAAGGTCCCGGCCTACGAAGCCGACAAGCTTCCGCCCGAATTGGCTGCCATTCCAGCCGTCAAGCCGGGCAGCCGCGGACTGAGCTGA
- a CDS encoding bifunctional (p)ppGpp synthetase/guanosine-3',5'-bis(diphosphate) 3'-pyrophosphohydrolase, protein MMRQYELVERVTRYNPDADEALLNKAYVYAMQKHGSQMRASGDPYFSHPLEVAAILTDLRLDDATIAVALLHDTIEDTDATRAEIDSLFGEEIGKLVDGLTKISRLDLVSRKAKQAENFRKLLLAIADDVRVLLVKLADRLHNMRTLHHMPEHKRGRIAEETMEIYAPLAGRMGMHDLREELEDISFQTLNPEAYETITDRLADLRERNRDLILDIETTLTERLSERGMAAVVKGREKRPYSIFRKMQRKAIGFEQLSDIYGFRVTVATVEACYRVLGVIHTTWPTVPGRFKDYISTPKQNDYKSIHTTIVGPSRQRVELQIRTVSMNRVAEYGIAAHALYKDGELGGRNIARHTEDCRAFEWLRRTTELLAQGDTPEEFLENTKLELFHDQVFCFSPKGRLIALPRGATPIDFAYAVHTGIGNTCVGCKINGKIMPLVTELHNGDEVEIIRSPAQTPPPAWEAIAVTGKARAAIRRATRESVRQQYGALGEHILKRAFARADKAYSEDLLEAVLDTHHQSSVADLLAAVGRGDLGAQIVLKSAHPDYQDERVALSGPPMEEGWFGLKQGHGLKFRIPPGELEDSKSPLDSEDGGEGPALPIRGLSGDIPVTFAPDGGAVPGDRIVGILTPSEGLTIYPIQSPALKEFDDQTERWVDVRWDIDVNNPERFPARLDISAANEPGSLATIAQVIGENSGNIDNVKMVQRAPDFHQMMIDLEVWDLKHLNRIINQLRTKSNVSSVNRVNG, encoded by the coding sequence ATGATGCGTCAATACGAACTCGTCGAACGGGTTACGCGATACAATCCGGACGCCGACGAAGCCTTGCTCAACAAGGCTTACGTCTATGCCATGCAGAAGCATGGTTCCCAGATGCGTGCATCTGGCGACCCCTATTTTTCTCATCCGCTTGAAGTTGCCGCGATCCTGACCGATCTGCGTCTGGACGATGCCACCATTGCCGTGGCTCTTCTCCACGACACGATCGAGGATACCGACGCCACCAGGGCGGAGATCGATTCCCTTTTCGGCGAAGAGATCGGCAAGCTAGTCGATGGCCTGACCAAGATCTCGCGGCTTGACCTGGTGTCCCGCAAGGCGAAGCAGGCGGAGAATTTCCGAAAGCTGCTGCTGGCAATCGCCGATGATGTGCGCGTGCTTCTGGTCAAGCTGGCAGACCGCTTGCACAACATGCGCACGCTCCATCACATGCCGGAGCACAAGCGCGGCCGGATTGCTGAAGAAACGATGGAAATCTATGCGCCGCTGGCCGGGCGCATGGGCATGCACGACCTGCGCGAGGAACTGGAGGACATTTCCTTCCAGACGCTCAACCCGGAAGCCTACGAGACCATCACAGACCGGCTGGCGGACTTGCGCGAGCGCAACCGCGACCTCATCCTGGACATTGAAACGACCCTGACCGAACGGCTGAGCGAACGCGGTATGGCCGCGGTCGTGAAGGGCCGCGAAAAGCGTCCGTATTCGATCTTCCGCAAGATGCAGCGCAAGGCGATTGGCTTCGAGCAGCTCTCGGACATCTACGGCTTCCGCGTGACGGTCGCCACCGTCGAGGCCTGTTACCGTGTCCTTGGCGTCATTCACACCACCTGGCCGACCGTGCCCGGCCGGTTCAAGGACTATATCTCCACACCGAAGCAGAACGACTACAAGTCGATCCACACCACCATTGTCGGCCCCTCCCGCCAGCGCGTGGAACTGCAGATCCGCACCGTGTCCATGAACAGGGTCGCGGAATACGGCATTGCCGCGCATGCGCTCTACAAGGACGGCGAACTGGGTGGACGCAACATTGCCCGGCATACCGAAGATTGCAGGGCCTTTGAGTGGCTGCGCCGGACCACTGAACTCCTCGCCCAGGGCGACACGCCGGAGGAGTTCCTGGAGAACACAAAGCTGGAACTGTTCCACGACCAGGTGTTCTGCTTCTCGCCCAAGGGACGGCTGATTGCACTGCCGCGCGGTGCGACGCCGATCGACTTCGCCTATGCCGTTCATACGGGCATCGGCAACACCTGCGTTGGCTGCAAGATCAACGGCAAGATCATGCCGCTGGTGACCGAACTGCATAACGGAGACGAAGTGGAGATTATCCGCTCGCCGGCGCAGACCCCTCCCCCGGCCTGGGAAGCCATTGCGGTGACCGGGAAGGCCCGGGCCGCCATCCGGCGGGCTACACGCGAATCCGTGCGCCAGCAGTATGGTGCGCTCGGCGAGCACATCCTGAAACGCGCTTTCGCCCGCGCAGACAAGGCCTATTCGGAAGATCTTCTGGAAGCCGTTCTCGACACGCACCACCAGTCGAGCGTTGCCGACCTTCTGGCCGCCGTCGGTCGGGGAGACCTGGGCGCCCAGATCGTGTTGAAATCCGCTCATCCCGATTACCAGGACGAACGCGTCGCCTTGTCCGGTCCTCCGATGGAGGAAGGCTGGTTCGGCCTGAAACAGGGGCATGGCCTGAAGTTCCGCATTCCGCCGGGCGAGCTCGAAGACAGCAAATCGCCGCTCGACAGCGAGGACGGCGGCGAAGGGCCGGCCCTGCCGATCCGCGGGTTGTCCGGAGACATCCCGGTCACCTTTGCCCCTGACGGTGGCGCAGTGCCCGGAGATCGGATCGTAGGCATCTTGACCCCTTCCGAGGGATTGACCATCTATCCGATACAATCGCCGGCGCTGAAGGAATTCGACGACCAGACCGAGCGTTGGGTGGACGTGCGCTGGGACATCGACGTCAACAATCCGGAGCGGTTTCCGGCCCGGCTTGACATATCCGCCGCCAATGAACCGGGATCCCTCGCAACGATCGCCCAGGTGATCGGTGAAAACAGCGGCAATATCGACAACGTGAAAATGGTGCAGCGGGCACCTGATTTTCACCAGATGATGATCGATCTGGAAGTGTGGGACCTGAAGCACCTGAACCGGATCATCAACCAATTGCGGACGAAGTCGAATGTATCGAGCGTCAACCGGGTGAATGGCTGA
- the rpoZ gene encoding DNA-directed RNA polymerase subunit omega, which yields MARVTVEDCIDKVENRFELVLLAAHRARMISSGSPLTIDRDNDKNPVVALREIAEQTVSPEDMKEDLIHSLQKFVEVDEPEAEAVPLVPAPGQQQMTQVKQVDDSAVEFDRMSEEDLLRGLEGLVPPERTDDV from the coding sequence ATGGCGCGCGTGACCGTCGAGGACTGCATCGACAAGGTCGAAAACCGGTTTGAGCTGGTGCTGCTTGCTGCGCATCGCGCTCGTATGATCTCGAGCGGTTCGCCGCTGACGATTGACCGTGACAACGACAAGAACCCTGTTGTTGCACTGCGGGAGATCGCCGAGCAGACCGTCAGCCCGGAAGACATGAAAGAAGACCTGATCCATTCCCTGCAGAAGTTTGTGGAAGTGGATGAGCCGGAAGCCGAAGCCGTGCCGCTGGTGCCCGCCCCGGGTCAGCAGCAGATGACGCAGGTGAAACAGGTTGACGACAGCGCGGTCGAGTTTGATCGCATGTCTGAAGAAGACCTCCTGCGCGGCTTGGAAGGTCTGGTGCCGCCGGAGCGGACCGACGACGTCTGA